Proteins found in one Candidatus Zixiibacteriota bacterium genomic segment:
- a CDS encoding response regulator: MTVLVIDDEDVIRMLAERILSKAGHTVLAARSGPDGIAIFREKSAQIGAVLLDASMPGLTGAETLRRLREINPGLPCIFSSGSVNAETELTGELRTTTWFLQKPYQAQKLSSMIDQIAAWSTPAT; this comes from the coding sequence ATGACAGTTTTGGTTATTGATGACGAGGATGTCATCCGCATGCTGGCCGAACGAATTCTGAGCAAGGCGGGTCATACTGTCCTGGCCGCAAGATCGGGTCCGGATGGGATTGCCATCTTTCGTGAGAAGAGCGCTCAGATCGGAGCCGTGCTGCTTGATGCCAGCATGCCCGGCTTGACGGGTGCTGAGACACTCCGCCGCCTTCGCGAGATCAATCCTGGCTTGCCTTGTATTTTTTCAAGCGGATCGGTCAACGCTGAGACCGAGTTGACCGGCGAGCTTCGGACGACAACATGGTTTCTTCAGAAGCCGTACCAGGCCCAGAAGCTCTCGTCCATGATAGATCAGATCGCCGCCTGGAGCACGCCGGCGACTTGA
- a CDS encoding ABC transporter substrate binding protein, whose amino-acid sequence MKMFLWGRLAAIIVAVLGLSVTDVTPAAALPKKQFHIGYLEAGDYIGHNQFRTIFRDELDKLTPQGWELVFEPTGFRSAGWDRESCITMARELAAQSNLDIIITVGPWGVRDLLAAGCKTPILAACQLDPSADSLLDMAGRPVARNLTVTTVPNRLADDLQTMKRLFGVKKLGVLYFQGASDGKRFLDTLTTLAAHEGIDIHSATGFNNFGTFAYFKAYAALTDKIDALYVGPFWGLEGSSAHEFTSVVARNRVPLFCGWESYPVGRGACASSADITPLAEARFQAGKTIKILQGSTPADLPVELPAAHQLTINRSTAALCNVKLADLLAAEANIIEPSADASVPSYTLNEAIARALEQNPGYLARHDALAAATTAASRAMSAYLPHLSVSAGATHVDDNTVSNEQGRVQSDQYRVAFSLEQTLFSLPAIREIQLASRSKDSLTADFARSRLEFIRAVTIAYLNYARAEELLTIRKTQRAAIDRNLQLARARAALGEETESDVMRWQTERLRTTASILEAQANLSAARVLLNVFFNQSGEQLFALAVDPFMADRFLADYDSITAYLDNDASYAKTEKWLVAEAIRTNPSARLEDIQLASRRLDLSLTRSRWLPTFGLGATLALADSMADQAPIFTEKRPTLQLSARLNWNLLDGFDRFKAAKQGTSLYSRQEYLRDNQRLELMGTVQVLLARLRSQLQVAHLQDRAARMADADLDSLVNQYDSGHASFADADRQTTVDAESHVDAILARFELQATAAKLLSELGWELDDHLPSPIAQLSLRLSQQFGQP is encoded by the coding sequence ATGAAAATGTTTCTTTGGGGTCGGCTTGCGGCCATAATTGTTGCAGTACTCGGCCTGTCGGTTACCGATGTCACACCGGCAGCAGCGCTCCCCAAAAAACAGTTCCATATCGGCTATCTCGAGGCCGGAGATTACATCGGCCACAACCAGTTCCGAACCATATTTCGCGACGAACTCGACAAATTGACCCCCCAAGGCTGGGAACTTGTTTTTGAGCCCACCGGGTTTCGTTCTGCCGGATGGGACAGGGAGTCCTGCATCACGATGGCCAGGGAACTTGCCGCGCAGTCGAATCTGGATATCATCATCACCGTCGGCCCATGGGGGGTTCGTGATCTTCTCGCGGCCGGTTGCAAAACTCCGATCTTGGCGGCCTGTCAGCTTGACCCTTCTGCCGATTCACTGCTTGATATGGCCGGACGACCGGTCGCCCGAAACCTCACAGTCACCACAGTGCCGAATCGACTCGCAGATGATCTGCAAACTATGAAACGTCTGTTCGGCGTGAAAAAGCTCGGCGTACTGTATTTCCAAGGCGCGAGCGATGGCAAGCGGTTCCTCGACACTCTGACCACCCTGGCCGCGCACGAGGGAATCGATATACACTCAGCCACAGGGTTCAATAATTTCGGGACCTTTGCCTATTTCAAGGCCTATGCCGCCTTGACAGACAAAATCGATGCTCTGTATGTCGGCCCGTTCTGGGGGCTTGAAGGGAGTTCGGCTCATGAGTTCACATCGGTCGTCGCTCGCAACCGCGTGCCGTTGTTCTGTGGTTGGGAATCGTACCCTGTTGGTCGCGGCGCATGTGCGTCATCGGCCGACATTACACCCCTCGCCGAAGCTCGCTTTCAGGCCGGCAAGACGATCAAGATTCTTCAGGGGAGTACGCCGGCTGACCTTCCGGTCGAACTGCCTGCCGCTCACCAACTGACGATCAATCGAAGCACGGCAGCGCTCTGCAATGTGAAACTGGCTGATCTATTGGCCGCCGAAGCCAATATAATTGAGCCGTCGGCCGACGCCTCTGTCCCCAGCTACACGCTCAACGAGGCGATCGCTCGTGCGCTCGAGCAGAACCCGGGATATCTGGCCAGGCATGATGCGCTTGCTGCCGCAACGACAGCGGCCAGCCGGGCTATGTCTGCGTATCTTCCCCACCTCTCGGTTTCGGCCGGCGCGACCCATGTCGATGACAACACGGTATCCAATGAGCAAGGAAGAGTGCAGTCAGACCAGTACCGCGTGGCGTTTTCGCTCGAACAGACCTTGTTTTCACTGCCGGCCATCAGAGAGATTCAACTGGCTTCCCGAAGCAAGGACAGTCTCACCGCCGATTTCGCCCGGTCACGGCTGGAGTTTATCCGTGCCGTTACCATCGCCTATCTGAATTATGCCCGGGCTGAAGAACTCCTGACCATCCGAAAGACGCAACGTGCTGCCATCGATCGAAATCTACAACTGGCGCGTGCACGCGCTGCACTTGGCGAGGAGACCGAGTCGGATGTCATGCGCTGGCAGACCGAACGCCTCCGCACGACGGCCTCCATTTTGGAGGCACAGGCGAATCTGTCGGCCGCTCGGGTACTACTCAATGTGTTTTTCAATCAGAGTGGCGAGCAGTTGTTTGCTCTGGCAGTGGATCCGTTCATGGCCGATCGTTTCCTGGCTGACTACGACTCGATAACCGCTTACCTCGACAACGATGCGTCATACGCCAAGACCGAGAAATGGCTGGTGGCCGAAGCGATCCGGACCAATCCGTCTGCTCGGCTCGAAGATATCCAACTCGCTTCGCGTCGACTCGATCTTTCCCTCACCCGTTCGCGCTGGCTGCCGACATTCGGGCTTGGAGCAACGCTGGCGCTGGCGGATTCGATGGCCGACCAGGCTCCGATCTTCACGGAAAAGAGGCCAACACTGCAACTCTCGGCCCGACTGAACTGGAACCTGCTCGATGGGTTCGACCGCTTTAAGGCGGCGAAACAGGGCACATCCCTGTATAGCCGCCAGGAATACCTCCGCGACAATCAGCGGCTCGAATTGATGGGGACCGTTCAGGTGCTGCTGGCCCGACTCCGCTCGCAGTTGCAAGTTGCACACTTGCAGGACCGGGCGGCCCGTATGGCCGACGCCGACCTGGATTCCTTGGTGAATCAGTACGATTCCGGGCATGCGTCGTTTGCCGATGCCGACCGGCAGACTACCGTGGATGCCGAATCACACGTCGATGCCATTCTGGCGCGCTTCGAACTGCAAGCAACGGCTGCAAAGCTCCTCTCCGAACTGGGCTGGGAGCTTGATGACCATCTCCCATCGCCCATTGCGCAATTGTCGCTCCGGTTGTCGCAGCAGTTTGGCCAACCGTGA
- a CDS encoding alanine racemase yields the protein MLHMLDLDTPCLLIDRVIMEANLARMQATADSHHVRLRPHIKTHKSPRLAHQQLQIGAVGIAVAKLAEAELMAAHGLNDIQIANQVVGREKIERLARLATSAHVTCAVDSIENVVELSAIFAAHQKILDLLIEIDTGLHRCGLSEPNEVIALASHIRSLPGLRLLGAMTHAGHAYAAGSPAELRQIGTAEGQTMVQMAEKLCQAGFPIEVVSVGSTPTAPYACAMTGVTELRVGNYIFNDMIQVALGSATVDSCALTLLATVISRPAADRVVIDAGSKALTADAGAHGKRLVQGFGNLLGKRAILERLSEEHGIISGDAKQFTLGEKVRIIPNHACAVVNMFDRAYLVEQAHVVEEIPILARGAMT from the coding sequence ATGTTACACATGCTGGACCTTGACACTCCCTGTCTTCTTATCGACCGCGTCATTATGGAAGCCAATCTGGCGCGGATGCAGGCTACGGCGGATTCACATCACGTACGACTGCGACCTCACATCAAGACTCACAAAAGCCCCCGGCTGGCTCACCAGCAGTTGCAGATCGGCGCAGTCGGGATAGCGGTCGCCAAGCTGGCCGAGGCAGAATTGATGGCCGCTCACGGCCTCAACGATATTCAGATCGCGAATCAAGTGGTCGGCAGGGAGAAGATCGAGCGGTTGGCCCGGCTTGCCACATCGGCGCATGTTACGTGTGCGGTGGACTCAATCGAGAATGTCGTGGAATTGTCAGCGATATTCGCGGCGCATCAGAAGATATTGGACCTTCTCATTGAAATCGACACTGGTCTTCACCGCTGCGGATTGAGCGAGCCGAATGAGGTCATAGCACTGGCGTCGCATATCCGTTCACTCCCGGGCCTGCGGTTGCTCGGCGCCATGACTCATGCCGGGCACGCCTATGCCGCCGGCAGCCCTGCGGAGCTTCGACAAATCGGGACGGCTGAGGGACAGACAATGGTACAAATGGCTGAGAAATTATGCCAGGCGGGTTTCCCGATCGAAGTGGTGAGTGTTGGTTCAACCCCTACCGCCCCGTACGCATGCGCTATGACCGGGGTTACGGAACTGAGAGTTGGCAACTACATTTTCAACGATATGATTCAGGTGGCGCTCGGATCGGCAACAGTGGATTCCTGCGCCCTCACTCTGCTGGCGACGGTCATCAGTCGGCCGGCTGCCGACCGCGTGGTTATCGATGCCGGAAGCAAAGCACTCACTGCCGATGCCGGAGCCCATGGTAAACGGCTCGTACAGGGGTTTGGCAACCTGCTTGGCAAGCGGGCAATACTCGAGCGACTATCGGAAGAACACGGCATTATTTCCGGGGACGCGAAGCAGTTCACGTTGGGGGAGAAAGTCCGCATCATTCCCAACCACGCCTGTGCCGTCGTGAACATGTTCGACCGGGCTTATCTCGTTGAACAGGCCCACGTGGTTGAGGAGATTCCGATCCTTGCGCGTGGCGCCATGACCTAA
- a CDS encoding CDP-alcohol phosphatidyltransferase family protein: MRFGEAVQIRDLLLLPNLLSLFRVALTPVVGFYLAQDGTRATIMAVVVMLVAGLTDGLDGYLARRLNQTSALGLILDPVADKLFAAVMVVFLVLYRDLPIWLAVVIVGRDLLILVAALIAPARLTAFPSTATGKYAFFYILLLIGFYTIRFDFGVTLFTWLVVGLIIAVAVVYGRRLVRMYRGLSEPPHSEPPLYGRLRVGLTVAILVVCAIKYYLDVIR, translated from the coding sequence ATGAGATTCGGTGAGGCCGTTCAGATCCGCGATCTATTGCTGCTCCCGAACCTGCTCAGTCTGTTTCGGGTGGCGTTGACCCCGGTGGTCGGGTTCTATCTTGCCCAGGACGGAACGCGTGCGACCATCATGGCAGTGGTTGTCATGCTGGTGGCTGGGTTGACCGACGGGCTGGACGGGTATCTCGCACGTAGGCTCAATCAAACCAGCGCACTGGGTTTGATACTCGACCCGGTGGCTGACAAGCTCTTCGCCGCTGTCATGGTTGTATTTCTGGTACTGTATCGCGACCTACCCATCTGGCTGGCGGTGGTCATTGTCGGTAGGGATCTCTTGATCCTGGTGGCGGCGCTGATCGCACCGGCACGGCTCACCGCCTTCCCTTCCACAGCGACCGGCAAGTACGCCTTCTTCTATATCCTGTTGTTGATCGGCTTCTACACCATCAGGTTCGACTTTGGCGTCACGCTCTTCACGTGGCTCGTGGTCGGGTTGATCATAGCGGTGGCAGTTGTGTACGGGCGGCGATTGGTGCGAATGTATCGCGGACTGTCGGAACCGCCACATAGCGAACCGCCTCTCTACGGCAGACTGCGGGTGGGACTGACAGTGGCAATTCTGGTGGTCTGCGCGATCAAATACTATCTGGATGTGATCCGTTGA
- a CDS encoding TonB-dependent receptor: MKLLRIILALSVACVLPGLVLGATVGKITGVVTDAQTKEPLVGVSVQVVGTNMGAVSDAEGGYTILNVPVGTYTLKMSLVGYAEVQISNVEVSADLASYQNQELSSRVTDIGKTIQVTAERPLVVKDKTTTINIVKRDELLAMPVRGFEQVVGIQNSVVRIKSNLDVRQRGQRESVGGVGQELNLRGGRPSEVAYYVDGFSQQDPLSGISTSNISNNAIKEVSVTAGAFSAEYGYVASGIVNVVTNSGTEKYKGNAEIVTDNMWGKTHSYDQNSYSADFGGPIPGTTKGFFFFSGERRWLGDREPSSITKDVIENYSLASRFGDSPQRLPSNTLDGWSYQGKLDYNFKPTLKAGLSFNGSLDKWQEYRHSRLFTPEHMPRYKDKNVGINAKVTHTLNANTYYNLSASYYLTERIRGDGVLFDNLAAYKRTGVLDRSFPNPEEDEQNLFYEDSAAIRASFYDSRILPGSPEDTIVGYQSAYWANFLHRKSSYIGFKGDLTDRVSEHHTLKAGFDFQRHTLRYFENLDATLGYTKNLVNRYGFDQNGEESDAEGYANDTKHPYNLGLYTEDRFEWQSLVVSAGVRFDYFDYKALRIKDVLNPLDPGNVTGVDTLDPGDLEPSKKFTRVSPRLGVAFPVSDATQLHINYGKFYQRPDLLRLYLGYDFFEARVSAGSYYPFASPNLAPEKTTQYEFGITHQLGEFTALDVTAYYKDVSDLTQIFHQSPSSPRVYDFFANTDYGTIKGVDFEFRMRRTRNITLNLKYTLGYSTGTGSYAQSQYIVAWQNPQFPPKTTAPLDYDQRHSIIGVFDIRSHKGEGPRLGNTFILENTGLDILVRAASGTPYTPIKVDNAITLAAFTPQPIGSINSARLPWTFRIDLKLERVISVRGYSLTPYLQVLNLLDRDNVYGVYETTGKPNETGWLGTAEGTTFVQNNGDYEYRLKQDNPSNYGIPRMILVGLRASF; this comes from the coding sequence ATGAAATTACTTCGCATCATTCTCGCCTTGTCTGTCGCCTGTGTCCTGCCCGGACTCGTCTTAGGGGCGACAGTAGGCAAGATCACTGGTGTTGTGACCGACGCCCAGACCAAGGAACCGTTGGTCGGCGTGTCGGTGCAAGTCGTCGGTACGAACATGGGGGCAGTGTCTGACGCCGAAGGCGGCTACACGATACTCAACGTACCGGTCGGCACATATACGCTCAAAATGTCCCTGGTAGGATATGCGGAAGTGCAGATATCCAACGTGGAAGTCTCCGCCGATCTGGCCTCCTACCAGAACCAGGAGCTCAGTTCGCGCGTCACGGATATCGGCAAGACGATCCAGGTGACCGCCGAACGCCCCCTGGTGGTGAAGGACAAGACCACGACCATAAACATCGTCAAGCGCGACGAGTTGCTGGCCATGCCGGTCCGTGGATTCGAACAGGTTGTCGGGATCCAAAACAGTGTTGTACGGATCAAGTCCAACCTTGACGTGCGCCAGCGCGGTCAGCGCGAGTCCGTTGGAGGCGTCGGTCAGGAACTGAACCTGCGCGGCGGCCGCCCATCCGAAGTGGCGTACTACGTGGACGGATTCTCACAGCAGGACCCGCTGTCAGGTATTTCCACCTCCAACATCAGCAATAACGCCATCAAAGAGGTGTCGGTAACCGCAGGCGCCTTCTCGGCCGAGTATGGCTACGTGGCGTCGGGTATTGTCAATGTGGTGACCAATTCCGGCACGGAGAAGTACAAAGGCAACGCGGAGATCGTGACCGATAACATGTGGGGCAAAACACACAGTTACGACCAGAACTCCTACTCCGCTGATTTTGGCGGTCCCATACCGGGTACCACGAAAGGCTTCTTCTTCTTTTCCGGTGAACGGCGCTGGCTGGGTGACCGCGAACCCTCCTCCATCACCAAAGATGTCATAGAGAATTACAGCTTGGCTTCCCGTTTTGGTGACAGCCCGCAGCGTCTGCCGAGCAACACGCTCGACGGCTGGTCGTATCAGGGAAAGCTCGATTACAATTTCAAACCTACCCTCAAAGCCGGGCTGAGCTTCAACGGCTCCCTGGACAAATGGCAGGAGTATCGTCATAGCCGGCTCTTCACGCCCGAGCACATGCCGCGGTACAAAGACAAGAACGTCGGTATCAACGCTAAAGTGACGCATACTCTCAATGCCAACACGTACTACAACCTGAGTGCATCGTACTACCTGACCGAACGGATTCGCGGAGATGGAGTTCTGTTTGACAACCTCGCCGCTTATAAACGGACAGGTGTCCTGGATAGAAGCTTCCCAAATCCGGAAGAAGATGAACAGAATCTGTTCTATGAGGACTCAGCTGCTATCAGAGCGAGTTTCTACGACAGTCGCATCCTGCCCGGTTCCCCGGAAGACACGATCGTAGGCTACCAGTCGGCTTACTGGGCGAATTTCCTGCACAGGAAGTCATCCTATATCGGATTCAAGGGGGATCTTACCGACCGGGTCAGCGAGCATCACACTTTGAAGGCGGGGTTCGATTTCCAGCGCCACACATTGAGATATTTCGAGAATCTGGACGCCACTCTGGGGTACACGAAAAACCTGGTGAACCGGTATGGCTTTGACCAGAACGGCGAAGAATCCGACGCCGAAGGGTACGCCAATGACACCAAGCACCCGTACAACCTCGGCTTGTACACTGAAGATCGCTTCGAGTGGCAGAGTCTGGTGGTGAGCGCAGGTGTGCGGTTCGACTACTTCGATTACAAGGCGCTGCGTATCAAGGACGTGCTGAATCCTTTGGATCCTGGTAACGTCACAGGTGTCGACACGCTTGACCCGGGCGACCTCGAGCCGAGCAAGAAATTCACCCGTGTGTCGCCGCGGTTGGGCGTGGCGTTTCCAGTGAGCGACGCGACGCAACTGCACATTAACTACGGCAAGTTCTATCAGCGTCCGGATCTGCTCAGACTGTATCTGGGCTACGACTTCTTTGAAGCACGCGTTTCGGCGGGTTCGTATTATCCATTCGCCAGTCCGAACCTGGCTCCGGAGAAGACGACGCAATACGAATTCGGCATCACGCATCAGCTCGGAGAGTTTACCGCTCTGGACGTCACGGCCTATTACAAAGATGTCAGCGACCTAACCCAGATCTTCCATCAGTCGCCCTCATCACCGCGTGTCTACGATTTCTTTGCCAACACCGATTATGGAACGATCAAGGGGGTGGATTTCGAGTTCAGGATGCGCCGCACGCGCAATATCACCTTGAACCTGAAATACACGCTGGGCTATTCTACCGGCACCGGCTCGTATGCACAGAGCCAGTACATCGTTGCCTGGCAGAACCCGCAGTTCCCGCCCAAGACAACGGCCCCGCTCGACTATGACCAGCGTCATTCGATTATCGGCGTATTCGACATTCGGTCGCACAAAGGTGAGGGACCAAGACTCGGTAATACCTTCATCCTTGAGAACACCGGTCTGGATATACTGGTGCGAGCGGCCAGCGGGACGCCATACACGCCGATCAAGGTCGACAACGCCATTACGTTGGCGGCGTTCACTCCGCAGCCGATCGGCTCGATCAACTCGGCCCGGTTGCCGTGGACGTTCCGGATCGACCTCAAACTGGAACGAGTGATCTCCGTCCGCGGCTACTCGTTGACACCCTACCTCC